Proteins from one Blattabacterium cuenoti genomic window:
- a CDS encoding type III PLP-dependent enzyme domain-containing protein gives MKIRYTDLIDQTFDFPTEEFSIKNNLLEFHGIPLMDLIKKYGTPLKFTYLPKISQNIKKAKKWFKKAIHSNQYNNKYTYCYCTKSSHFYFVLEEALKNDISIETSYAYDIEIIKNLYKKGKTNKKIEIICNGFKTKNYIKNISELINNGFCNTIPILDNSDELEKLNLVINYPFKLGIRIASEEEPKFEFYTSRLGIGYKDIVVFYLNKIKNNPKIELKMLHFFINTGIKDTAYYWNELFKCLHIYAILKKIAPELDILNIGGGFPIKTSMSFNYNYEYMTNEIVYQIKKFCQEENVLEPHIYTEFGAYTVGESGGILYKILNQKRQNDREKWNMIDSSFMTTLPDTWAISRRFIMMAINRWNDYYERVFLGGLTCDSDDYYNSEQHMNAIYLPFFCEKTPLYIGFFNTGAYQDTISGYGGVHHCLIPQPIHILINHDEKKNFVYRIFRQSQSPEEILKILGYL, from the coding sequence ATGAAAATTCGTTATACTGATCTTATAGATCAAACTTTTGATTTTCCCACTGAGGAATTTTCTATAAAAAATAATTTATTAGAATTTCATGGTATTCCATTAATGGATTTAATAAAAAAATATGGAACTCCATTAAAATTTACATATTTACCAAAAATATCTCAAAATATAAAAAAAGCTAAAAAATGGTTTAAAAAAGCTATTCATTCTAATCAATATAATAATAAATATACTTATTGTTATTGTACAAAAAGTTCTCATTTTTATTTTGTCTTAGAAGAAGCATTAAAAAATGATATTAGCATTGAAACTTCATATGCTTATGATATAGAAATCATCAAAAATCTTTATAAAAAAGGAAAAACTAATAAAAAAATAGAAATAATATGTAATGGATTTAAAACAAAAAATTATATTAAAAATATATCAGAATTGATAAATAATGGTTTTTGTAATACTATACCAATATTAGATAATTCAGATGAATTAGAAAAACTTAATTTAGTTATTAATTATCCTTTTAAACTTGGTATACGTATAGCTTCTGAAGAAGAACCAAAATTTGAATTTTATACTTCTAGATTAGGAATAGGATATAAAGATATTGTTGTTTTTTATTTAAATAAAATAAAAAATAATCCCAAAATAGAATTAAAAATGTTACATTTTTTTATTAATACAGGTATCAAAGATACTGCTTATTATTGGAATGAACTTTTTAAGTGTTTACATATATATGCAATATTAAAAAAAATAGCACCAGAATTAGATATTTTAAATATAGGAGGAGGGTTTCCAATAAAAACATCTATGTCTTTTAATTATAATTATGAATATATGACCAATGAAATTGTTTATCAAATTAAAAAATTTTGTCAAGAAGAAAATGTTTTGGAACCACATATATATACAGAATTTGGAGCTTATACAGTTGGAGAAAGTGGAGGTATTTTATATAAAATACTTAATCAAAAACGTCAAAATGATAGAGAAAAATGGAATATGATAGATAGTTCTTTTATGACCACACTTCCTGATACATGGGCAATAAGTAGAAGATTTATTATGATGGCTATTAATCGTTGGAATGATTATTATGAAAGAGTTTTTTTAGGAGGATTAACATGTGATAGTGATGATTATTATAATTCAGAACAACATATGAATGCTATATATCTTCCTTTTTTTTGTGAAAAAACTCCACTTTATATTGGTTTTTTTAATACTGGAGCTTATCAAGATACAATTAGTGGATATGGAGGAGTTCATCATTGTTTAATTCCACAACCTATTCATATATTAATAAATCATGATGAAAAAAAAAATTTTGTATATAGAATATTCCGTCAATCACAAAGTCCTGAAGAAATATTAAAAATATTAGGTTATTTATGA
- the speB gene encoding agmatinase codes for MYEKKIFYFSGIYKKYSTLEKSKTVLIPVPYDSTQTWKKGAKKGPKAFLAASEHMELYDIETDSEVYKRGIFIVSPPVNNSISSREMVKKVYNITKKYLFKEKFVTLIGGDHSISIGSIRAFGEKYPNLSILHMDAHIDLRSVYKGDPYNHACSMHEASQKYPLIQIGIRSMDILEKKFIQKGNVFYMHKIYKNDFWMKKAIQKLTKNVFISIDIDVFDPSIAPSTGTPEPGGLDWYTTLKFLKKVFQKKEIKGFDIVELLPNQKESSTDFLAVKLYYKLLSYKYELITS; via the coding sequence ATTTATGAAAAAAAAATTTTTTATTTTTCTGGAATATATAAAAAATATTCTACACTTGAAAAATCAAAAACAGTATTAATTCCTGTTCCATATGATTCTACTCAAACATGGAAAAAAGGGGCTAAAAAAGGACCAAAAGCTTTTTTAGCTGCATCAGAACATATGGAATTATACGATATTGAAACGGATTCAGAAGTCTATAAAAGAGGAATTTTTATTGTTTCTCCACCCGTAAATAATTCAATTTCCTCTAGAGAAATGGTTAAAAAAGTATATAATATTACAAAAAAATACCTTTTTAAAGAAAAATTTGTAACTCTTATAGGAGGAGATCATTCTATATCTATAGGTAGTATTAGAGCTTTTGGAGAAAAATATCCAAATTTAAGTATTCTTCATATGGATGCACATATAGATTTACGTTCTGTATATAAAGGAGATCCATATAATCATGCATGTTCTATGCATGAAGCATCTCAAAAATATCCTTTAATACAAATAGGTATTCGAAGTATGGATATACTGGAAAAAAAATTTATTCAAAAAGGAAACGTTTTTTATATGCATAAAATTTATAAAAACGATTTTTGGATGAAAAAAGCTATTCAAAAACTTACAAAAAATGTATTCATTAGTATAGATATTGATGTTTTTGATCCTAGTATAGCTCCTTCTACTGGAACTCCAGAACCAGGAGGATTAGATTGGTATACAACGTTAAAATTTTTAAAAAAAGTTTTTCAAAAAAAAGAAATAAAAGGATTTGATATTGTTGAACTTTTGCCAAATCAAAAAGAATCATCTACAGATTTTTTAGCTGTGAAACTTTACTATAAATTACTATCATATAAATATGAATTAATAACATCATAA
- the cmk gene encoding (d)CMP kinase, producing the protein MNNKIIIAIDGYSSSGKSTLAKKISQKLKYKYIDTGAMYRGITLLAIRKKIFNSDLWNIRNFIPFLKNINFKFKWNNKFHKTDIFLNKENIQYEIRSLKVTKKVSLIAQIPEIRKILTIFQRNIGEKKGIVMDGRDIGNSVFPKSELKIFMKGSIEVRSYRRYKDLQKRGEKISYEEVKKDIIHRDIMDTSRKISPLKKYEDYIEIDNTFISMEKQLNLIFQLINKMKKNNHIII; encoded by the coding sequence ATGAACAATAAAATTATTATAGCTATAGATGGATATTCTTCATCGGGAAAAAGTACTTTAGCAAAAAAAATATCCCAAAAATTAAAATATAAATATATAGATACCGGAGCTATGTATAGAGGAATAACTTTATTAGCTATTCGAAAAAAAATTTTTAATAGTGATTTATGGAATATACGTAATTTTATACCTTTTTTAAAAAATATTAATTTTAAATTTAAATGGAATAATAAATTTCATAAAACTGATATTTTTTTAAATAAAGAAAATATACAATATGAGATTAGATCATTAAAAGTAACAAAAAAAGTGAGTTTAATAGCTCAGATTCCTGAAATTCGTAAAATATTAACTATTTTTCAGAGAAATATTGGAGAAAAAAAAGGAATTGTTATGGATGGAAGAGATATCGGTAATTCTGTTTTTCCTAAATCTGAATTAAAAATTTTTATGAAAGGATCTATAGAAGTTCGTTCTTATAGAAGATATAAAGATCTTCAAAAAAGAGGAGAAAAAATTTCTTATGAAGAAGTTAAAAAAGATATTATTCATAGAGATATAATGGATACTTCTAGAAAAATTTCTCCATTAAAAAAATATGAAGATTATATAGAAATAGATAATACTTTTATAAGTATGGAAAAACAATTAAATTTAATTTTTCAATTAATAAATAAAATGAAAAAAAATAATCATATTATTATATGA
- the fabG gene encoding 3-oxoacyl-[acyl-carrier-protein] reductase, protein MKLLNGRISLVTGGSGDIGRSIVKTFVQHGANVIFTFFSSIKEAKKLVLEFKNSVEAYQIDLSDFNSSKNLVEKIIKKYGKIDILVNNAGIIKDNFLLKISQKDWDNVIKTNLYSIFNLTKFAIFPMMRQKKGSIINMSSVIGLTGNIGQSNYATSKAGIIGFTKSIARELGKKNIRCNAIAPGYIMTKMNSHFKYKIKEDWIKNIPLKRPGTPQDIANCTLFLASDLSNYITGSVLNVNGGLI, encoded by the coding sequence ATGAAATTATTAAATGGAAGAATATCTTTAGTTACAGGAGGTTCAGGAGATATAGGAAGATCTATTGTAAAAACTTTTGTACAACATGGAGCTAATGTTATTTTTACATTTTTTTCCTCAATAAAGGAGGCTAAAAAATTAGTTTTAGAATTTAAAAATTCAGTAGAAGCATATCAAATTGATCTTTCAGATTTTAATTCTTCAAAAAATTTAGTTGAAAAAATTATAAAAAAATATGGAAAAATAGATATATTAGTCAATAATGCTGGTATTATTAAAGATAATTTTTTACTTAAGATTTCCCAAAAAGATTGGGATAACGTTATAAAAACTAATCTTTATTCTATTTTTAATTTAACTAAATTTGCGATTTTTCCTATGATGAGACAAAAAAAAGGAAGTATTATTAATATGAGTTCTGTTATAGGATTAACAGGAAATATTGGACAATCTAATTATGCAACATCTAAAGCAGGTATTATTGGATTTACTAAATCTATAGCTAGAGAATTAGGAAAAAAAAATATTCGTTGTAATGCTATAGCTCCTGGATATATTATGACAAAAATGAATTCTCATTTTAAATATAAAATCAAAGAAGATTGGATAAAAAATATTCCATTAAAAAGACCGGGAACTCCTCAAGATATAGCGAACTGCACTTTATTTCTTGCTTCAGATTTATCTAATTATATTACCGGTTCTGTGTTAAATGTAAATGGAGGATTAATTTAA
- the menD gene encoding 2-succinyl-5-enolpyruvyl-6-hydroxy-3-cyclohexene-1-carboxylic-acid synthase — protein MEIYSNKKIVQSLGEILKKKYVINIIISPGSRNAPIIIHFTQNKYFNTYSIVDERCAGFFALGIAQQIRKPVVISCTSGSAVVNYYPAITEAFYQNIPLILITADRPKEIIDIFEGQSIHQENIFQKHVETSVQLTEDESKLGMWYNEKLINESINKCILKNKPIHINIPFSEPLYKTTNRLQVNPKIIKIIYEKNFRIKTSNHYHIEQSIWKKYKKKMILLGLHYPEKNMENILKKFSYDSSIVIFTETTSHVCGKLFFSSIDQLIFNMTVKEWNHFKPNILLTIGVNIISKKIKFFLRKYPPIYHWHIGKNYEKYPDTYYKLTTYWSMTLESFFQIFQNLNLSISDYKYQWEKLRKKRIKKHKFFIKKEKSFSDLKVLFFIFQSIPNNSILQLGNSMIIRYYELFYKKKSSIHSYCNRGTSGIDGCVSTAIGSATSSKKIVTLIIGDISFFYDSNALWNNYIPKNFRIILINNRGGNIFRFISKTKLPEKIFNFFETKHIFSAEKICEMHNWKYKKVSNQSNLKKSLSFFWNKSDNPFLLEIDTHKYKNAEILKKYLSYLF, from the coding sequence ATGGAAATATATTCAAATAAAAAAATTGTACAAAGTTTAGGGGAAATATTAAAAAAAAAATACGTAATTAATATAATTATATCTCCAGGATCTAGAAATGCTCCTATCATTATTCATTTTACACAAAATAAGTATTTTAATACTTATAGTATTGTAGATGAACGTTGTGCTGGTTTTTTTGCTTTAGGAATTGCACAACAAATTAGAAAACCTGTAGTCATTAGTTGTACTTCTGGATCTGCTGTTGTAAATTATTATCCTGCAATTACAGAAGCTTTTTATCAAAATATTCCACTTATTTTAATAACGGCAGATAGGCCAAAAGAAATTATAGATATTTTTGAAGGACAATCAATTCATCAAGAAAATATTTTTCAAAAACATGTAGAAACATCTGTTCAACTAACAGAAGACGAATCTAAATTAGGTATGTGGTATAATGAAAAATTAATTAATGAATCTATCAATAAATGTATTTTAAAAAATAAACCTATACATATTAATATTCCTTTTTCTGAACCACTTTATAAAACAACAAATCGACTACAAGTAAACCCTAAAATTATAAAAATTATATACGAAAAAAATTTTCGTATTAAAACATCCAATCATTATCATATAGAACAATCTATATGGAAAAAATATAAAAAAAAAATGATTTTATTAGGATTACATTATCCAGAAAAAAATATGGAAAATATTTTAAAAAAATTTAGTTATGATTCATCTATTGTAATTTTTACAGAAACAACATCTCATGTATGTGGAAAATTATTTTTTTCAAGTATAGATCAACTTATTTTTAATATGACTGTTAAAGAGTGGAATCATTTTAAACCTAATATTTTATTAACTATTGGTGTAAATATTATATCTAAAAAAATAAAATTTTTTTTGAGAAAATATCCTCCAATATATCATTGGCATATAGGAAAAAATTATGAAAAATACCCAGATACTTATTATAAGTTAACTACTTATTGGTCTATGACTTTAGAATCATTTTTTCAAATTTTTCAAAATTTGAATTTATCTATTTCAGATTATAAATATCAATGGGAAAAATTAAGAAAAAAAAGAATTAAAAAACATAAATTTTTTATCAAAAAAGAAAAAAGTTTTTCAGATTTAAAAGTTCTTTTTTTTATATTTCAATCTATTCCTAATAATTCTATTTTACAATTAGGAAATAGTATGATTATTAGATATTATGAACTTTTTTATAAAAAAAAATCTTCTATTCATTCTTATTGTAATCGTGGAACATCAGGAATAGACGGATGTGTTTCAACAGCTATAGGTTCTGCAACAAGTAGTAAAAAAATTGTAACATTAATCATTGGAGATATAAGTTTTTTTTATGATAGTAATGCCTTATGGAATAATTATATTCCAAAAAATTTTAGAATTATACTTATTAATAATAGAGGTGGAAATATTTTCAGATTTATTTCCAAAACGAAACTTCCTGAAAAAATTTTCAATTTTTTCGAAACAAAACATATTTTTTCTGCAGAAAAAATATGTGAAATGCATAATTGGAAATATAAAAAAGTTTCTAATCAATCTAATTTAAAAAAAAGTTTATCTTTTTTTTGGAACAAATCAGATAATCCTTTTTTATTAGAAATAGATACTCATAAATATAAAAATGCGGAAATTTTAAAAAAATATTTATCCTATTTATTTTAA
- a CDS encoding SanA/YdcF family protein: protein MRKNFDYVNYIPYNTFGVVLGTSKYLHGGGVNAYFKYRIDAAYYLFYHKKIRYIIVSGDNREKNYNEPKMMKKELIKKGIPSCFIYEDCYGINTLQSILRVYKIFHQKRFTIISQKFHNERAIFIGNCLGLDVIGFNAKNLYFDSRIQLREIFARIKALWDIFLIFQLK, encoded by the coding sequence ATGAGAAAAAATTTTGATTATGTCAATTATATTCCATATAATACATTTGGTGTTGTATTAGGAACTTCTAAATATTTACATGGAGGTGGTGTAAATGCTTATTTTAAGTATAGAATTGATGCTGCTTATTATCTTTTTTATCATAAAAAAATACGTTATATCATTGTAAGTGGTGATAATAGAGAAAAAAATTATAATGAACCCAAAATGATGAAAAAAGAATTAATAAAAAAAGGAATTCCTTCTTGTTTTATATATGAAGATTGTTATGGTATTAATACATTACAATCTATATTAAGAGTTTATAAAATTTTTCATCAAAAAAGATTCACTATTATATCTCAAAAATTTCATAATGAAAGAGCTATTTTTATTGGAAATTGTTTAGGATTAGATGTTATAGGGTTTAACGCTAAAAACCTATATTTTGATAGTAGAATACAATTAAGAGAAATATTTGCTAGAATTAAAGCTTTATGGGATATTTTTTTAATTTTTCAATTAAAATAA